The Candidatus Binataceae bacterium DNA window CGGCGTCATAAAGGCCATCCGGGTATGATGAAACTTTACGATTTCCTGCCCTGCCCGTTCGGTCAAAAGGTGCGGATTGTTCTGGCGGAAAAGAGCCTGACCTACGAGCTCATCCAGATTGACTTCGCCCAGAATGACCAACGGCGCCCCGAATTCCTCCGGCTGAACCCGTTTGCCCGGGTTCCGGTGCTGGTCGACGAAGACACCACAGTCTACGATTCGACGATCATCAACGAATATCTGGAGGACGAATATCCGGAACCGCCCGTGCTGCCGACAATCGGCTCGAGCGCGCAGCGCGCGCGGGCGCGGCTGTTCGAGGACTTCGCCGATACCTCGTTCACGCCGCAGGTTGGACAACTCATGACCGAGATGGCGCGGGCGGAGGGCGAGCGCGACCAGGGACGCCTCCAGCGGCTGCATCGTTCGATCGAGCGCGCGCTGGACTATCTCAATCACGAGCTGACCGGACAGCAGTTTCTGGCCGGAGAGTTTTCGGTCGCCGACATCGGGTTCGCGCCGCGCATGCTGGTATTGGGCGAATTGGGAGTCCAGACGGGAACCAATCGTCCCAACGTCGACGCGTGGATAAGGCGGCTGTTGGAGCGGCCGAGCATCCAGTCCCTCCAAGGCGTGACGATCGAACCGCTCGCCGGCGTCTAGCTCTCGCGGTCGCGAATTCTGCTAGACGATTTTCGCAGGTTGGAAAAGCGACAGGCGCGCCGTCCCGATGGGCGGCGCGCCTGCTTTTCAGGGGTCATCGATGCAGAGCGGTAATTGCTAGGCTAAACCATCCGCAGCCGATTTAACAGCCAATCGGCCGTTCCGTCCCTGGCTACTAGGGTTGATCCTCGCCGAACAGCGGTTCCTCGTCCTCGGCACGCGTCGAGGCCACACCGGTCGCCCGGTAAAGCAGCTTGGCCGCGAATAGCTTGTTGCCCAGCCGACCCTGTGGCTTCAGCATTCCCCCGTGCCGGCGGCACCGCGGGCACGCCATAGTGCCGCTCAGGAGGCTCGCGTTCTGGGGAGTGATGCGCAGGTCAAAGGTAGCTCCGCATCCTGGGTTCTGGCATACGGTCCGGTAAACGACTCCCGGCCGCTCGGCGCTCTTGGTTTCAGTGGTTGTCGCGGTTTGCATTGAGCTATCTCCTTGCCGCGTCTGTAGGTTCTATCAGCCGCGCTGGTCAATTAGACGTAAAACGCAGTCAAAAGTTTCAAGCAAGCCATGTGCCTAGGCTGATTTGGCGTTCGATTTTCAGGAAAATATCTATAAATCCGACACTTAGGGGCGGTCAGGATGATCTGACCGAAAGTCGAGCAATTTTCGCACAATGAGCCCTTTTTGCAACAATGCTCTCTAATTTCTGGCAAAATGACTCAGAATCCGTCGCCGATTAAGCCACTTTTGAAATGCTACCCTTTGCGACATTATACGAGACGAGCGGCCTTTTCCGATTATGGTCTGATGATCGCTTGGTGAATCTGGGCTGAGATGCAACGAAGGGTGGGGCAATGAGGACTCTTGCGATGGTGATGGCCGGAGGGCTGGGCAGCAGGCTGCACCCGCTGACCCGCGACCGCGCCAAGCCGGCTGTGCCTTTTGGCGGCAAGTACCGGATTATCGATTTCGTGCTTTCGAATCTTGTAAACTCGCGAATTTACGCGATTTACGTGCTGGTGCAATGGCGCTCCCAGTCGCTTATCGAGCATCTCAAGGACGGATGGCAGTTCGGCGGGATACTGACCGACCAGTTCGTCACCCCGGTTCCCGCCCAGATGCGGATGGGCGAGAGCTGGTACCAGGGCACCGCCGACGCCATCTTTCAGAACCTCAACCTGCTGGAAGACAATAATCCCGACCTCGTCGCGGTCTTCGGCGCCGACCATATCTACCGGATGGACGTGCAGCAGATGATCGAGTTCCATCTCGAGCGCAAGGCCGCCATAACCGTCGCCACCATCCCGGTCCGAATCGAGGAAGCCGACCAGTTCGGAATCGTCCAGGTCGACTCGGGATTGCGCGTTTCGGGTTTTCAGGAGAAACCGTCGAGCGCGCGTGCGATGCCCGGGGCGCCCGGACAGTGCCTCGCTTCGATGGGCAACTATCTGTTCAATCCCGAAGTCCTGCGCCGCGCGCTGGAGGAGGACTCGACCATCGCTTCGAGCCATCACGACTTCGGCCGCGATCTCATCCCGCGCCTGATTGAACGGGTTCCCATCTACGCCTATAACTTCATGACCAATCGCATCCAGGGCGATTCCGAGGTCAACCTGAGCTACTGGCGCGACGTCGGCACGATCGACGCCTACTACGAAGCCAACATGGATCTGCGCGACGCGCGGCCCCATCTCAACCTCTACAACCAGCGCTGGCCGTTGCGCACGGCCTACTACGATCAGCCGCCGGCCAAGTTCGTCTTCGACGAGCACGGGCGGCGGGGCGAAGCGCTGCATTCGGTCGTCTCCGAAGGATGCATCGTGTCGGGCGGCACCGTGCGCAACTCGGTGCTCGGCCGTTCGGTTTTCGTCCACTCGTGGAGCCTGGTCGAGGATTCGGTGATCATGGATTACAGCGAGATCGGCCGCCACGCCCGCGTGCGCCGCGCGATCATCGACAAGAACGTTTACATCTCCGAGGGCGACGAGATCGGTTACGATCTCGAGCGCGACCGCCAGCGCTTTCATGTCACCGACTCGGGCCTGGTCGTGATCGCCAAGGCCCCCAAGCGCGAGCGGCAAAGCCTGTGACCCAAAGCCTCGCCGGCGACCTGACCGAAAATCGCTCCAGCGGCGGCGCGGCTGCCGCCAACGGCACACGCGGCAACGGCGACACGCTGGACGCGCCCGGCGAGGAGACGGACGGCGCCGATCCGTCCCAATCTGCGTGCAAGGGCAGCGTCCGCCGCGAGCGCCCCCCGCTTGCCGGGCTCAAACTCGGCCGCAAGGACTGGATTGTATTCCAGGCGATGCGCGCGGCCGTGTACGCGCTGAGCCTGCTGCCTGACTTCGCCCTGTATCCGCTCGGAATGCTCGGCGGCTACGCCGCGTATCTGCTCGATCGCCGCCACGTGGCGGTCGGCATGACCAACCTCCGGATCGCGTTTCCCGATCGCTCCGGGCGCGAACTCCGGCGCATCGTGCGCGCCTCCTACCTGAACCTCGGCCGCAGCGGCGCCGAGTACGTGCGCCTGGCCGGGTTTTTCCACCGCCGGCTCGTCCGGCACGTCACCTACGAGCGCTTCCACTACTGGGACGAGCTCAAGCGGCTCTATCCGGGGCGCGGCATCGTCGTGCTGAGCGCGCACTTCGGCAACTTCGAGCTCCTGGCGGCCGCGCACGCCCTTCACGGCCATCCGATAACCCTGGTCCATCACACGCAGCGCTTCCTCGCCGGCGACGCATTGATGACCTGGGTGCGCGAGCGCGCCGGAGTGGACGTCGTGCGCAAGCGCTCGGCCGCTCGCGCCGTGCTCAAATCGCTCGCCGACGGCGAATTGGTGGGCGTTCCGTTCGATCAGAACGCGAAGCGCGGCGAAGCGGTGTTCGTGCCGTTTTTTGGCGAGCCGGCGGCGACCTCGCGCACGCTCGCGCGGCTGGTGCGAAAGTCGGGCGCGCTGGTGGTCCCGGTCTTCATCGTGCGCGAGCCCGACAAGCGCCGCCATCGCATCGTCATCCAGGACCTCGTCGCGCTTCAGGAGAGCGCCGACGCCGAGGCCGACATCGTCGAGAACACGCGGCGCTTTCTGCGCCCGATCGAAGAGATCGTGCGCCGGTATCCCGAGCAATTCCTCTGGCAGCATCGGCGCTACCGCACGCGGCCGCGCGGTATGGCGCCGTTGTACGAGGAAACGCGGCGGCATCGCGATTCCCGCGCCAAAGCGATATCTTAGTCTTGATGTCCCGCAAATAACTTATCTTTCCGGAAAAGCCTCAAGGTGTTATTCCGAGGGAGTCGGCGACCGAGGAATCCCTGATCTTCATTTGTTTTTCGTGGAAGCCGGGATTCTTCGCTGCGCTCGGAACGACAGCCCTCAGATCTTGGGATGAAACTTATTTCCAGGACGCCACACTAGCAGCGCTATTTCGATCCGAGCCCTTGGGCCGCGGAACATCGTCGCCGCGGCGCACGTTCTCTTTACGGAAGTCCAACCAGAGGCATCATCATGAACCTCGATCTATTTGGCGGAGCCAGCGCCGTGCGAGCGCCCGGGTCCGGCCCGTCGGCCGCGGTGTCCGAAGAACATGGCGCGGCGCCCGCGATTCTGTCCGCCGCCACCGCGCTTGCGCCCAACGTGGTCGAGCAGGCGTCGATCGCGAGCCTGCTCAAGGGGCTGTGGGGTGAGAAATACGAGCAGTCGCGGCGCTGGCGCTCGACCTTCGAGCAGATCCAGCGCTCGGTGCGGATCGATCGGCGATACCTGGCGCTGCCGGTCAGCGAATATCCGCCGCTCGACTCGTTTGCCAAGACCAATGCCGCGTACGCGTGTGTCGCGCCGGAATTGGGCGCAGCGGCGGCAGAGCGCGCGCTTGCGGCGGCCGGGATGACCGCGCGCGACGTCGACTACCTGTTCTTCGTCACCGGCACCGGGATCGCGACGCCGAGCCTTGATGCGCGAATCGTTAACCGGCTCGGGATGCGCGCTGAAGTGCGGCGCACGCCGATCTTCGGACTCGGATGCGCGGGCGGAGTGGCCGCGGTGGTGCGCGCCGCCGACGTGCTGCGCGGATTTCCGGACCGGGTCGCGATGGTGGTCTCGGCGGAGCTGTGCTCGCTTACCCTGCAGCGCAGCGACGACTCGGTCGCCAATATCATCGCCTCGGCGCTGTTCGGCGACGGAGCAGCGGCGGTGGTGATGGCCGGCGGCGCCGCGGCCACGCGTTGCGGCGATGCCGGCGCGATCCCGCGGGTCATCGCGACCCGTTCGGTCTTCTATCGCGACAGCGAGCGGATGATGGGATGGGACGTGGTGGAAAGCGGACTCAAGATCGTGCTGTCGCCCGCGATCCCGGAATTGGTGCGCGAGCACTTGGGCGGCGATGTCGACGCGATGCTCGCGGAGCAGGGCCTGGGGCGTTCGGCCATAACCCACTGGATTGCGCACACCGGCGGAAATCGCGTGCTCGAGGCGATCGCCGCGGCGCTCGAACTTCCGCCCGGCGCGCTCGACCGCTCGTGGCGGCTGCTCGCGGCGACCGGCAACCTGTCTTCGGCCTCGGTGCTGTTCGTGCTGCACGATCTCCTCGATGCGGGCGCGGCGCGGGCGGGCGAGTATGGAGTGATGCTCGCGATGGGTCCGGGGTTCTGCGCGGAGCTGGCGCTACTCCGATGGTGATCTCGCTCCGCGCGTACCTGGCGATCATCACGGCGCTCGCGCTCGAGCGGCTGTTTCATCTGGCGCTCGCCTCGCGCAACGCGCGTCGCGCATTCGCGATGGGCGCGGTCGAGCGCGGACGGGGCCACTATCCGGCGCTGGCGGCGCTTCACGCGCTCTTCCTGGTCTCGGCGGCGGCCGAGGCGATCGTGCTCCGGCGTCCGTTCCCGGGCGCGCTCGGATGGGCCGCGCTTGGCGCCGCGCTCGGAGCACAGGCGCTCCGCTACTGGTCGATCGCGGCGCTGGGCTCGCGCTGGAACACGCGTATCATCGTGCTGCCCGGCGCCGCTCCGGTGGTCCGCGGGCCGTACCGCTTTATGCGCCATCCCAACTATCTTGCGGTGATCATCGAAATCGCATGCGTGCCGATGATCCGGGGATGCTGGATAACGGCGACGGTATTTTCGATCGCCAATGCGGTGCTGCTGAGAACGAGGATTCCCGCCGAGGAGGCTGCGCTGGGCTCCCGCTACGCGCTCGAATTCAGCGGCCGGCTGCGGCTGGTTCCCAAACCTTCGCCACGGACCGCGCGGCACGACGCGCACGGCGGGGCCCGCCGCAGGATCGCGCAGCGGCGCCGCGGATTAACCACGCGCTAACTCGCCGCCCGTCGCGCGAAAGGTTCTGGCAATACGACAGAATCCCGATAGACTGGCGGCCGATGCCCGGCGCCCGAGTTTGACGCGCATTTCAGAAACCTTGGAGGCGTTCCACGATGAGCAAGACATATGAGAAGCACGCAATCACCGCGGATTTCGCGCAGAAGCTGGTCGATGCGGCGGTCGCCAAGGCCAACGAGCTCAAAATTCCGCAGTGCGTTGCGATCGTCGACGAGGGCGGAAACCTGAAGGCCTTCGTGCGTATGGACGGCGCGGCGCTTATTCCGATCGAGATCGCGCAGAGCAAGGCCTACACCGCGCTGTTCGGCTTTCCGACTCACGAATTTTTCAATTTCATCAAGGGCGACCCGGCGCTCGTAGCGGGCATCCCGGGACGCGCGCGCGTCGCCGCGTTCGGCGGCGGCTATCCGATCAAGATCGCTGGCGAAGTCGTCGGCGCGATTGGCGTGAGCGGCGGCACGGTCGAGCAGGACATGCAGTGCGCCGAGGCGGCGTTGAAGCTGGTGCAGTAGAGTCCGCTACGCCGGTTACGAAACCGATTTCCAGGAAAGCGGAGCGTGCCGCGCGGCGCGCTCCGCCTCGCGTCTAGGCGCGCTTGCCGACGAGCCGCGGCATCAGCGCGATGATGGCGAGCGAAATCGCCCACGCCGCCGCACCGGTCACCAGCGCTGGTCGTCCGTATCCGGCGATCCAATGCGGCGGCGCGGCCCGCGGCGCGCCGCCATAAGGCCATAGCTTGACCCCAAGTACCAGCCCGGCATGCAATCCTGCCGAGAAGTACACGCTGCCGGTCAGCAGATAAGCCTCGCCCAGCGCAAGCCCGAGTAGAAACAGCCCAACGAGCGCGGGCAGCGCTGCCGCCGGATGGGCCAGTTGCGCAAGGCTCGAGCCGAGGTTGTGAAAGCCCGCCGCCGCGTCGAATCCCGTCACGTAAAAGCGTGCGGGCGAACGCACTAGATGCGCTAGCGCGTAGATTGCCGAACTGATCGCCAGCGCACCGTAACGGCCGAAGTCCTCTATCATCCCGCCCAGCACGAAGGCGCGGAAGAAGCCTTCCTCGATTATCGCAATCAGGATCGCCCCGGCCACGTACTTGGGCGCGCGCGCAAGCGCCTGGCCGGTCCCCATCGCGTCGCGCCCGCCAAACATCGCACCGAGCACGAGCAGTATCGCGATAGACGCCGCCGCAACCGCCAATCCGCGCACTGCGCTGCCGAGATTGTTGAGCGGACCGGCGAAACCGCGCCCGAGCAGACGGGCGAGGCGCAATTGGCGCGCCCAAAGCGCCATCATCGCCGCCATCGTCGCCATCACGACGCGATCGAAGATGCGCGGGAATGGGAAGCGGTAACCGGCGGCGCCGAGCGCGTTCGCAACAAAGGGTGCGATAACAGCCGCAGCGGCGGCCGCGAGCAAAAGCGCAATCGTTAGTCTGACGGTGAATCGCATCGCAGAGGTGGACGCTTGCGTGGCCGATGAACGCAATGCCCACGAAGCGTTAACGGTTGCGGCCGCGCCATGCAAGCGCCCATCCGCTGACCCGCGCATCGATCGGGTGGTTGAAGCGAGAATCGGCTATCTAATACCTGAATGGCCACAATAAGCCTAATAAAGAATGATATAGTCTTTTGCACTATCATATATTGTTAAATCTTTTCAAATTCTATTTAGACATATATAGAGATAGATTATAGTTATAAAACAGTTGAAAGAATTTCACAGGATGAATGAGGTACTGTGAGACGGTAACATCAAGCAATTGGCGAGTAGGGCAAAGCTTAAGAGCGAAACCAGAAGGAAAAGGGAGGAAACGATGAAAAGGACCAAGATACTTGTCGCCGTGGGATGCCTGCTGGGGCTGGCTCTGGCCCGGGTGCCGGCTTACGCGAGCCCTACCAACAAGAAGATCACGCTAGCCTGCAACAGCCCAAATGCTGCGATTCCATTAGCGGCTCGGTGACCGTCACACTTTGCGACACGACGGCATGTGACAATTCCCTGGTCTGTCCTGTAGTCAACTGCGACACCGGCGGCACCATATCCGTGACGCAGGCCTGTAACACTGATAATGCCACAACGCCGTTTAAGGTCGGTGCGGTCAGGGTAAACATCTGTTATCAGGAAGATGGGGATCTCGATCCGACCTGTACCCAGCATCCGGGGACCGGAGGCGGAACCGCTGTCACCGGAAAGGGATTTACCACCGTGGTCGGACCGGGTTCGCCGCCGACCGGTGATGGCGATACCGTTTCGCTGATCGTCAAGTAGCAGCGACGTTCTCGCGCTCGCCACATCTGCAGGCCCGGCCCAGCATGGGCTGGGCCTCGCTTTTTCAGGATGGTTTCGCCTCTCGACCGCATCGAGTCGAGCCGCCGAAAGTGGCGGATCGCAAATGTCTGTGCTAGCTCACCGCAAAGATGGCTCGTCGCGGCATGCGCTCGAGCGATAATCCCTTTCTTTCGCGTGAGGCTCTAAATGGACCTGGGACTCAAGGGCAGAGTGGCGTTGGTGACCGGCGCGAGCATGGGAATCGGCGAGGCGACCGCGGTCGAGCTTGCGGGCGAGGGATGCGAGCTTGCGATCTGCTCGCGCCACGCCGACCAACTAGCAAAGGTGCGCGACCAGATCGTCGCCAAGGGCGTGCGATGCGTCGTCAAGGAGTGCGACATCCGCAAGCCCGGCGATATCGCCGCGCTTTTCGACGAAGTCCGCCGCGCTTACGGCCGCCTCGACATCCTAGTGAACAACGCCGGCGCCGCGACGCACGGGACCTTCGCCTCGCTGACCGACGAGCAGTTGATCGCCGACTACGAGCTCAAGGTTCTCGGGCAGTTGCGATGCACACGCGCCGCGCTGCCGCTGCTGGAAAAGAGCGCGGCGCCACGCGTGATCAACGTCAACGCGATCGCCGGGCGCGTGGTGATTCCGGGGCTGTTCGCCACCACGATGCATCGGGCCTCCTGTTATGCGCTCAGCAAGGCGCTCGCGTGGGAGCTCGCCGATCGCAAGATCCTGGTCAACTCGGTGAATATCGGGCTCGTCCACACCAATCAGATCGAACGTGCGCACGCGCGCCGCGCCCCCGACGTCCCGTTGGAGAAATTCATGGCGCAGGCGGCACAGATCGTTCCGCTCAAACGCTTCGGCGAGCCGCACGAGGTCTCGGGCCTGATTGCGTTTTTGGCCTCCGAACGGGCCGGTTTCATCACTGGCGCGTCGATCGATGTGGGCGGCGGCCAGGGCGCTCATGTCTAGGCTCCGACGCTTCGCGTGGCGCTCCGCTCCCGCCGAGTTCCGGCGCTAGCGCTCAGGGTTGCGCTGCGGCTCGAGCACGATTTCCAGCGGGCACGCGCGCGCCGGCGCCCGCACCACGGACATCACCGCGTCCGCCACATCTTCGGCCGAGAGCATCAGCGAGCGATCGAGGCGTTTGTTGGACGGGATGAGCGCGGTGTCGACCAGCCCCGGGATTATCACCGACAACTTGACCCCGCTCGGACGCAGTTCGGCGAAGGCCGCGCGGCTGAACGCGATCAGCCCGGCCTTGGCCGCTGCATAGACCGCCTCGCCCGCCGGCGTATTACGTGCCGCTGCCGAGGCGACGTTTACGATGGCGCCGCCACCGTCTTTGGCCATCCGCGCCGCCGCAAGGCGCGCGAGCGCGATTGGCGCGCGCAGATTCACGGCCAGGATGCGGTCCAGCGCGGCGGTGCCGAGCTTGACCAGCGGCGTGCGCGGCGGCGCCCATCCGGCATTGTTCACCAGCACGTCGATGCGCCCAAAGTGCTCGAGCACGGCGTCGAACAGGGTCTGCGGGCTGTCCTCGCCGGCGAGATCGATCAGCACGATGAGCGAGCGTGCGGGGTCGAGGCCTGAGAGGCGCCGTGTCTCTTCGAGTTCGTCGAAACTGCGCGCGGCAACACATAGCGCGTAGCCATCGCGCGCGAGCGCAAGCGCGGTCGCGCGGCCGATCCCGCGTCCCGCACCGGTCACGAGCGCCACGCGCTGTTCTGCCTGCTCTGCCATCCCGCATGAATGCCCGGCGGCGGCGCCGCGGCGGTCAAAAATGCAGCTTGCACGATCAAGCCGACTTCCACAAACTGTGATGGATAACGGCCGCGGGCGGGGACTACCGTCGGCGGCGGCTCGGCGTCGGGAGGAGGCATTCGGCAAGCGTGAATCCGCAGGTTTTTCGCGAGTACGACATTCGCGGCATCGTCGAGCGCGATTTCGACGACGACTTTGTCGTAAATCTGGGCCGCGCCTACGCGACGATGCTTCGGCGGGTGGGCAAGACGACGATCACGCTCGGGCGCGACTGCCGGCTCTCGTCGGACCGCCTGTTCGGACTGCTGAGCGACGGTCTTCTCCAGAGCGGCATCAACGTGGTCGATATCGGCGTCGTGCCGACGCCGCTGCTGTATTTTTCGGTGATTCACTGGCGGATGGACGGCGGCGCCATGATCACCGGGAGTCACAATGCCGCCGAGTATAACGGCTTCAAGCTGGGCATCGGCCCTTCGACCATCTACGGCGATGAGATCCAGGAGGCCCGCCGCATCATCGAGCGCAAGGATTTCATCTCCGCGCCAGCGCGCGGCACGTTAAGCTCGCGCCCGGTGCACGGCGACTACAACGATTTCATCAAACGCACCATCACGTTGCGGCCCGGGCTCAAGGTCGCAGTCGACGGCGGCAACGGATGCGGCGGCGTGGTCGCGGCGCCGCTGATGCGCGAATTGGGGCTCGAGACAGTCGAGCTTTTCATCGAGATGGACGGCCGCTTTCCCAACCACCACCCGGACCCCACCGTCGAAGAGAACATGCGCGACCTCATCGCGGCGGTGAAAAGCAGCGGTGCCGGAATCGGAATCGCCTACGACGGCGACGCCGACCGCATCGGCGCGGTGGACGAGAACGGCCGCATCGTATGGGGCGACGAGTTGATGGTGGTGTTTTCGCGCACGATTCTGCGCGAGCGGCCGGGCGCCGCGATTATCGGCGACGTCAAGTGCTCCAACCGCATGTACGACGACATCGCCGCGCACGGCGGCCGCGCGATCATGTGGAAAACCGGCCATTCGCTGATCAAGAGCAAGCTCAAGGAGGAGCACGCCGCGCTCGCCGGCGAGATGAGCGGACACATGTTTTTTGCCGATCGCTACTACGGGTTCGACGACGCGATCTACGCTTCCTTCCGCCTGCTCGAGATCGTAAGCCGCGAGCAGCGCGGCCTCGCGAAAATCCTCGCGGATCTTCCGAAGAGCTGCTTTACTCCCGAAATTCGCCTCGATTGCGCCGACGAGAGCAAGTTCGAACTCGTGCGCAAGGCCGCCGACTACTTTCGCGGCCGCTACGACGTGATTGAAATCGACGGCGTGCGGGTGAAGTTCCCCGGTGGATGGGGCCTGGTGCGCGCCTCGAATACGCAGCCCGCGCTGGTGATGCGCTTCGAGGCAGGCGACGAAAAAACCCTCGGCGAAATTCGCACGTTGTTCGAGAGCAAACTCAAAGAATTGGGAGCGATGTGAGCGCGCCAAGGCCGAGCGCGCTCATCATCGCTGGCGGCCGCGGCACGCGCTTTTGGCCGGAAAGCCGCGCCTGGCGGCCCAAGCCACTTTTTTCGATCGACGGACGCAGCTCGCTGCTCGCCGACACCGTTGCGCGGGTCGCTTCGGTAACCACCCGCGCGCGTACCTTCGTGCTGGTCTCGGCCGACCAGCGGACGATCTTCCGCAAGGCCCTCCGCGGCCTTATCCCGGCGGCGAACCTTGTCATCGAACCGAGCGCGCGCGGCACCGCGGTCGCGATCGCCTATGGATGCGCGACCGTCGCGCATCGCGCCGGCCCTGGCGTGGTCGCCGTGATGCCGGCCGACCATTACATCACTCCGCCGCAGGCCTTTCGCCGCACGCTTGCCGACGCTATCGCGTTTGCCGCCGCGCGCCACGCGGTAGTCGTGATCGGTGTCGTCCCCGACCGCCCCGAGCCGGGTTACGGCTATCAGCAGATCGGGCGGCCGGTAGGGCGCGGGTTCGAGGTGGTGCGCTTCGTCGAAAAGCCGCCGCTCAATGCGGCGCGCCGGATGGTCGCGTCGGGGAAGTTTCTGTGGAACGCCGGGATGTTCGTGATGGAGCCCGCGACGCTGCTCTCCGAACTCGACCAGCACGCGCCCGATCTGGGGCGCGCGATGCGCGAGTTCGGCGGCGCGTCGCCGGCCGCGGTCGCGCGCATCTATCGCAGCCTCGATTTCGACGCCTTCGATCGCGTGGTCGCCGAAAAGAGCCGCAACGTGCTGGGCGTGCAGGCGCGCTTTCGATGGCATGACGTGGGAAGCTGGGAGGGGCTCTGGGAGGCGCTCGGCGGGCGCGACGCCAACGTGCTCAAGGGCGAAGTGATCGCGCTCGACAGCGAAGGCGTGCTCGCGCGCGGCGCGAAGGGCCGCTTGATGGTGTTGCTGGGCGTTAAGGACCTGGTTGCGGTCGATACCGGCGACGCCATCCTGGTCGCCGGCCGCAAAAGTTCGCAGGACCTCCGCCACGTGGTCGACGAACTCGCCCGCCGCCGCCTGAATCGCTACCTGTAGCCGCCGCGCGGCGTTCCTTTCTTTGTGCTTTGCGCCCGCCGATGCGCTAGGATGCGCGCGTTCCGGCCTCGACGAATCACATTCTTCGCCGGACGAGGTGAGAATCTTGAAGATGAAAGATCTGCGGCGCGTTGTAACCGGCATCGACGAATCCGGCAAGTCCTACGTTGCGATAGACGGGCCCGGTGCGGGTGTTATCGAAGAGGGCGGCGCTGGGCTCGCTGAGGTCTGGGTCACCGACACGACGCCCGCCGACAACGCGACGAAGGGCGATGCGGCCGCATGGAAGATGCACCTGGAACCGCCGGCCGACGGCAGCGTCTTTCGGTTCTTCCAGCTCGCTCCGGAAGACAAGACGCTCACGCCGCGCGAACTCGAGGAGCGGACAGCGGCGATGTTCGCGGCGATCGGCGGCGCGCATTGCCGCGTCGATACCAAGCGCCATCCGAGCATGCACGCGACGCGCACGGTCGACTACGTCGTGCTGCTCTCGGGCCACGTGACGCTCCTGCTCGACAAGGGCGAAGTCG harbors:
- a CDS encoding SDR family oxidoreductase produces the protein MAEQAEQRVALVTGAGRGIGRATALALARDGYALCVAARSFDELEETRRLSGLDPARSLIVLIDLAGEDSPQTLFDAVLEHFGRIDVLVNNAGWAPPRTPLVKLGTAALDRILAVNLRAPIALARLAAARMAKDGGGAIVNVASAAARNTPAGEAVYAAAKAGLIAFSRAAFAELRPSGVKLSVIIPGLVDTALIPSNKRLDRSLMLSAEDVADAVMSVVRAPARACPLEIVLEPQRNPER
- a CDS encoding phosphomannomutase/phosphoglucomutase, producing the protein MNPQVFREYDIRGIVERDFDDDFVVNLGRAYATMLRRVGKTTITLGRDCRLSSDRLFGLLSDGLLQSGINVVDIGVVPTPLLYFSVIHWRMDGGAMITGSHNAAEYNGFKLGIGPSTIYGDEIQEARRIIERKDFISAPARGTLSSRPVHGDYNDFIKRTITLRPGLKVAVDGGNGCGGVVAAPLMRELGLETVELFIEMDGRFPNHHPDPTVEENMRDLIAAVKSSGAGIGIAYDGDADRIGAVDENGRIVWGDELMVVFSRTILRERPGAAIIGDVKCSNRMYDDIAAHGGRAIMWKTGHSLIKSKLKEEHAALAGEMSGHMFFADRYYGFDDAIYASFRLLEIVSREQRGLAKILADLPKSCFTPEIRLDCADESKFELVRKAADYFRGRYDVIEIDGVRVKFPGGWGLVRASNTQPALVMRFEAGDEKTLGEIRTLFESKLKELGAM
- a CDS encoding cupin domain-containing protein, producing MKDLRRVVTGIDESGKSYVAIDGPGAGVIEEGGAGLAEVWVTDTTPADNATKGDAAAWKMHLEPPADGSVFRFFQLAPEDKTLTPRELEERTAAMFAAIGGAHCRVDTKRHPSMHATRTVDYVVLLSGHVTLLLDKGEVELKPFDVVVQRGTNHGWVNRGTEPALFAAVLIDAKPL
- a CDS encoding sugar phosphate nucleotidyltransferase is translated as MSAPRPSALIIAGGRGTRFWPESRAWRPKPLFSIDGRSSLLADTVARVASVTTRARTFVLVSADQRTIFRKALRGLIPAANLVIEPSARGTAVAIAYGCATVAHRAGPGVVAVMPADHYITPPQAFRRTLADAIAFAAARHAVVVIGVVPDRPEPGYGYQQIGRPVGRGFEVVRFVEKPPLNAARRMVASGKFLWNAGMFVMEPATLLSELDQHAPDLGRAMREFGGASPAAVARIYRSLDFDAFDRVVAEKSRNVLGVQARFRWHDVGSWEGLWEALGGRDANVLKGEVIALDSEGVLARGAKGRLMVLLGVKDLVAVDTGDAILVAGRKSSQDLRHVVDELARRRLNRYL